In a single window of the Armigeres subalbatus isolate Guangzhou_Male unplaced genomic scaffold, GZ_Asu_2 Contig111, whole genome shotgun sequence genome:
- the LOC134202240 gene encoding ubiquitin fusion degradation protein 1 homolog, with amino-acid sequence MFQFNGFNMMFPDHSRPFNTTYKCYSVSMLPGNERQDVENGGKIIMPPSALDQLTRLNVEYPMLFKLTNNKINRSTHAGVLEFVADEGKIYIPYWMMHNLLLDEGDIVQIESVSLPVAVYSKFQPQSVEFLDITNPKAVLENCLRNFACLTTGDLIAIKYNNYTYELSVLETKPGPAVTIIECDMNVEFAPPVGYTEPQKKAKEEEPMTVDPAELMPEPAGFVAFKGSGSRLDGKKKKEGSVSESAPVQRANYVRGIPDYDHPFGLLRFDRTVRKEESNDNKPEEDPFEAFKGTGFSLKKSRK; translated from the exons ATG TTCCAGTTCAATGGATTCAACATGATGTTCCCGGACCATTCCCGTCCGTTCAACACCACCTATAAGTGCTATTCGGTTTCGATGCTGCCGGGGAACGAGCGCCAGGACGTCGAGAATGGAGGAAAAA TCATCATGCCACCGTCGGCTTTAGACCAGCTGACCAGACTGAACGTCGAGTACCCAATGCTGTTCAAATTGAccaacaacaaaatcaatcgtAGTACACACGCCGGAGTACTGGAATTTGTGGCGGACGAAGGGAAGATCTACATTCCTTATTGG ATGATGCACAATCTGCTCCTGGATGAAGGCGACATAGTTCAGATCGAGAGCGTGTCTCTCCCGGTGGCCGTCTATTCCAAGTTTCAGCCGCAGAGTGTCGAATTCCTGGACATCACCAACCCAAAAGCAGTGCTAGAGAATTGTCTGCGGAATTTTGCCTGCCTTACGACCGGTGACCTCATCGCAATCAAATACAACAACTACACGTACGAGCTGTCGGTACTGGAGACGAAACCCGGCCCCGCGGTCACCATCATCGAGTGCGACATGAATGTGGAATTCGCCCCGCCCGTGGGATACACCGAGCCGCAGAAGAAGGCCAAAGAGGAGGAACCGATGACGGTGGATCCGGCGGAGTTGATGCCCGAACCGGCCGGCTTTGTGGCGTTCAAGGGCTCCGGGTCACGACTTGACggcaagaagaaaaaggaaggttCCGTGTCGGAGTCGGCACCGGTCCAGAGGGCAAACTATGTTCGCGGTATCCCGGACTATGACCACCCGTTTGGATTGTTACGATTCGATAGGACCGTCCGGAAGGAGGAATCGAACGACAACAAACCAGAAGAGGACCCGTTCGAGGCGTTCAAGGGCACCGGTTTCAGTTTGAAAAAGAGTCGGAAATGA
- the LOC134202244 gene encoding uncharacterized protein LOC134202244: protein MARTLEAERAEKAEIAEQLKKLQAVVASLQASKETIPSDEKDETEEASVDLEVVPIASSTRRPAKTIGTLDESRFLSSVNQLSISSITVPECKPLAGDDEIHRHTFEMWKDLLIDCMALAGIEDEATKFTVFKLYFGSSSDVMFQRRKLALMEQKSDESDLAFITRVGETAQLCDFDKTKEFEEIVKTIAEHAKSKEVRVAALKMVSRNGTFTNLVDKVREIQAIRMNEDFFAVKHRRSESTVEVAILAPVKAEFRNPPSSRRIYEQRADNRYLPYNRNYPRYNQRFPQQTGWRGNRAGMNNRNVGHIQRACLLAGSSITKRKTNQDIYETETKQAKIEAVEEKEAPPKATEQANVPDRCDWDTDRFVIATIGTNAESGIITAQVAGMQCDFLIDSGAQVNTLVENIYRIMRSNERYSKEMYNIREGSDRSLKAYASEGEIMVLATFEAFLFISDDRPVHLETFYVVKNAHRSLLGRSTALRYSVLKLGFSVPVLEEANSVENGLTLATVALSEPFPKFNLPPVKIDYDKSRPPCRNIFSNIPQAMKPMVEKRLLELIAADIIEPVTQGMDVSFCSSMLAIPKGKHDIRLVIDLRGPNKYIQRTPFAMPTLESILPELNGAAWFSTIDMSNAFFHVELDRDSRHLTNFYTEFGLFRCVRLPFGLCNAPDIFQEVLQRVILGGCSGVKNYLDDILVFGSTKEIHDANLEEVLNRLRQHNVKLNDSKCVFSSQAVQFVGFLLTSNGWSVTDEKDEGYPEL, encoded by the exons ATGGCGAGAACATTGGAAGCAGAGAGAGCAGAAAAAGCAGAAATCGCTGAGCAACTTAAAAAGTTACAAGCGGTAGTAGCTTCTTTGCAAGCGTCTAAGGAAACCATTCCGTCGGATGAAAAAGACGAAACAGAAGAAGCAAGTGTGGACTTAGAAGTTGTACCAATTGCTTCAAGCACTCGGCGACCTGCTAAAACGATTGGAACCTTGGATGAATCACGATTTCTGTCATCCGTgaatcaattatcgatttcgtcAATAACAGTTCCAGAATGTAAGCCTCTCGCAGGAGACGATGAGATTCACAGACATACCTTTGAGATGTGGAAGGACCTACTCATCGACTGTATGGCTCTGGCTGGAATAGAGGACGAAGCGACGAAGTTCACTGTTTTCAAG CTATACTTCGGATCTAGCTCCGACGTGATGTTCCAAAGACGGAAATTGGCTTTGATGGAGCAAAAGTCAGATGAGTCTGATTTAGCGTTTATTACACGAGTTGGAGAAACGGCACAGCTATGCGACTTTGATAAGACAAAGGAATTTGAGGAAATTGTTAAGACAATTGCAGAACATGCGAAGAGTAAGGAGGTGAGAGTGGCAGCGTTGAAAATGGTTAGCCGAAATGGAACATTCACAAACTTGGTGGACAAAGTTCGTGAGATACAGGCAATACGTATGAACGAAGACTTTTTCGCTGTCAAGCACAGACGAAGCGAATCTACTGTGGAAGTAGCAATACTAGCTCCGGTGAAGGCTGAATTTCGAAATCCACCATCATCACGAAGAATCTACGAGCAACGAGCGGACAATCGATATCTACCTTACAATAGGAACTATCCACGTTACAACCAACGGTTTCCTCAACAGACGGGATGGCGTGGAAACAGGGCCGGGATGAACAATCGAAAC GTAGGACACATCCAACGCGCTTGCTTACTCGCTGGGAGTTCGATTACCAAGCGGAAAACAAACCAAGACATTTATGAAACAGAAACGAAACAGGCGAAGATAGAAGCAGTGGAAGAGAAAGAGGCCCCACCGAAGGCAACAGAACAA GCAAATGTTCCGGATAGGTGCGACTGGGACACGGATCGATTTGTGATTGCTACGATTGGAACGAATGCTGAATCGGGAATCATTACTGCACAGGTGGCTGGTATGCAGTGCGATTTCCTAATCGACTCCGGAGCTCAGGTAAATACGCTTGTCGAGAACATCTACAGGATCATGAGAAGCAATGAGAGGTATAGTAAGGAAATGTATAATATTAGAGAAGGATCAGATCGATCGCTGAAGGCTTATGCTTCGGAAGGGGAGATTATGGTCTTGGCTACCTTTGAAGCGTTCCTGTTTATTTCCGATGATCGTCCAGTGCACCTTGAGACGTTCTATGTCGTCAAAAATGCACATCGTTCCTTGCTTGGCAGATCTACTGCTCTGAGATACAGTGTACTGAAGCTTGGTTTCAGTGTTCCTGTTTTGGAAGAAGCTAATTCGGTGGAAAACGGGTTGACTTTGGCTACAGTTGCATTGAGCGAGCCATTCCCAAAATTTAATTTGCCTCCGGTGAAAATTGATTACGATAAGTCGCGGCCACCTTGCCGCAATATATTTTCTAATATACCACAAGCAATGAAACCCATGGTAGAGAAAAGGCTTCTAGAACTTATCGCAGCGGACATAATCGAACCAGTAACGCAGGGTATGGACGTATCATTTTGCTCGTCAATGCTTGCTATTCCTAAAGGCAAGCACGATATCCGCTTAGTGATCGACCTTAGGGGTCCTAATAAGTACATACAAAGGACACCCTTCGCCATGCCGACACTCGAATCAATATTACCAGAGTTGAACGGTGCTGCATGGTTCTCAACCATAGACATGTCTAATGCGTTTTTCCATGTCGAATTAGACAGAGACTCCAGGCACCTCACAAACTTTTATACAGAGTTTGGATTATTCAGATGTGTCCGGCTACCGTTTGGATTATGTAACGCGCCGGACATATTCCAGGAGGTGTTGCAGAGGGTTATTTTGGGAGGCTGCTCTGGAGTGAAGAACTACCTGGACGACATCCTTGTATTCGGGTCTACCAAGGAAATTCATGATGCCAATCTAGAGGAGGTCCTAAACCGTCTACGACAACATAACGTCAAACTGAATGATTCCAAATGCGTCTTCAGTAGTCAAGCGGTTCAATTCGTGGGATTTTTGCTAACTTCGAATGGGTGGAGCGTGACTGATGAAAAAGATGAGGGCTATCCAGAGCTTTAG
- the LOC134202241 gene encoding actin-related protein 2/3 complex subunit 4 — MAATLKPYLTAVRHTLTAAMCLTNFSSQVVERHNKPEVEVRSSKELLLTPVVISRNEKERVLIETSVNSVRISIAVKQADEIEKILCHKFTRFMMMRAENFIILRRKPIEGYDISFLITNFHTEQMYKHKLVDFVIHFMEEIDKEISEMKLAVNARARICSEEFLKRF; from the coding sequence ATGGCCGCAACGCTCAAACCTTATCTGACGGCAGTCCGACACACCCTGACTGCGGCGATGTGCTTGACCAACTTTTCCTCCCAGGTCGTCGAACGGCACAACAAACCTGAGGTGGAGGTCCGTTCCAGCAAAGAGCTGCTCCTGACGCCGGTGGTCATTTCGCGAAACGAAAAGGAACGGGTACTGATCGAAACCAGCGTCAACTCCGTTCGAATTAGCATCGCCGTCAAGCAGGCGGACGAGATCGAGAAGATCCTCTGCCACAAGTTCACCCGGTTCATGATGATGCGGGCTGagaacttcataattttgcgaCGGAAACCGATCGAGGGATACGACATCAGCTTCCTGATCACCAACTTTCACACCGAGCAGATGTACAAACACAAACTGGTGGACTTTGTGATCCACTTCATGGAGGAAATCGACAAGGAGATCAGCGAGATGAAACTGGCGGTCAATGCGCGGGCTCGTATCTGctcggaggagtttttgaagcGGTTCTAA